In Lycium ferocissimum isolate CSIRO_LF1 chromosome 11, AGI_CSIRO_Lferr_CH_V1, whole genome shotgun sequence, a single genomic region encodes these proteins:
- the LOC132038430 gene encoding pentatricopeptide repeat-containing protein DWY1, chloroplastic-like yields the protein MDGHFKCGEIELFHEMPERDAFSWIVLIDGLSKSGRIEEAREKFEKLLRGHGEDTSQVLLYVKGKKETDAELENDSERLTIAFGLINVKPGTPIRIVKNLRVCNDLHTVTKLSSEIYESEIVVRDNSHFHHFKNGSYSCNDSW from the exons ATGGATGGGCATTTCAAGTGTGGTGAAATTGAAttgtttcatgaaatgcctGAAAGGGATGCTTTTTCTTGGATCGTTTTGATTGACGGGTTGTCAAAAAGTGGGAGAATTGAAGAGGCAAGGGAGAAGTTTGAAAAATTGCTAA GGGGACACGGAGAAGATACAAGCCAAGTTCTGTTGTACGTTAAAGGGAAGAAGGAAACGGATGCTGAATTGGAGAATGACAGTGAGAGGCTGACCATTGCTTTTGGTCTGATTAATGTCAAGCCTGGAACTCCAATTCGCATAGTGAAAAACCTACGTGTTTGCAATGATCTCCACACGGTTACAAAACTATCATCTGAAATCTATGAGAGCGAGATAGTTGTCAGAGACAACAgccattttcatcatttcaagAATGGGTCATATTCATGCAATGACTCTTGGTGA
- the LOC132036028 gene encoding nitrate regulatory gene2 protein-like, translating to MGCSSSKLDDEEAVKLCKDRKKFIKQAVEQWMRFASGHLAYIHAMERVSAALRDYVEVDEPREFSLDSFKTPPFTTPIKKVSPGFISIEPNTFSITPLKSESKPKHKHKSTIHVNYLRSGGNPAVSVEERPRSPETVRIQAYSPVHQYGMDSFFSMQSSPMNSSSFFHYSPNNRPNLPPPSPQTSQWDFFWNPFSSLDYYGYPPMRNSIEQTILDDDNDGLRQVREQEGIPELEEETEVEETDHGEDVKEERTKVAHNFCDKDEVVVEDVDDDDDDEDSDEDETDDEHENVPHIHDLLSKTNNQTTTVAKTQNVGQVSNKETAVADPEAKEETPGFTVYVNRRPTSMSEVIKDLESQFKIACSSAKEVSAVLEAVRAQYSLQSTDQSAMKMLNPVALFRSGSSRSSSSRYLINPSTLRDEGYQSSSDLSDESSTFSSSHQSTLDRLYAWEKKLYEEVRAGERIRLAYEKKLTQLRNLDVSGADPSSVDKTRAAIRNLDTQIKVSIHSVESISRRIETLRDEELQPQLLELVQGLGKMWKVMTECHRMQKHTLDEAKLLLAGTPSKKSGLRKYTVMSPSETHNLARSAANLEMELRNWRACFESWIVSQRSYLHALAGWLLRCAHSDSDASKSPLSPRRSPGAPPIFSICIQWSRLLDYIRETKVLEGLDFFAAGVGSLYAQQLKEDSRRTPGGSKRHGEESVGNMEVVEVGQFDEEIMTAEKMAEVAIRVLCAGMSVALSSLTEFAIASADGYTDLLKNCENTKKPENLNQNAV from the exons ATGGGATGTTCTTCATCCAAGTTGGATGATGAAGAAGCTGTTAAACTTTGTAAAGATCGAAAGAAGTTCATTAAACAAGCAGTGGAACAATGGATGCGATTTGCTTCTGGACACTTGGCTTATATCCATGCTATGGAAAGAGTTTCTGCTGCCCTTCGAGATTATGTTGAAGTCGATGAGCCTCGCGAGTTTTCGCTGGATTCTTTTAAAACTCCACCTTTTACTACACCCATTAAGAAAGTTAGTCCTGGTTTTATCTCTATAGAACCAAATACATTTTCCATAACACCCTTAAAGTCTGAATCCAAAcccaaacacaaacacaaaTCCACTATACATGTAAATTATCTTAGGTCAGGTGGGAATCCTGCTGTTTCTGTTGAAGAAAGACCGAGGTCACCTGAAACAGTTAGAATCCAGGCTTACTCCCCAGTTCATCAATATGGGATGGATAGTTTCTTTTCTATGCAATCCTCACCGATGAACTCCTCCTCGTTTTTTCACTATTCCCCCAACAACAGGCCTAATTTGCCTCCCCCTTCACCACAAACATCACAGTGGGATTTTTTTTGGAATCCATTTTCTTCACTAGATTATTATGGTTATCCTCCTATGAGGAACAGTATTGAGCAGACGATTCTCGACGATGACAATGATGGGCTAAGACAAGTTAGGGAGCAAGAAGGAATTCCTGAGCTAGAAGAGGAGACAGAGGTAGAAGAAACTGATCATGGAGAGGATGTGAAAGAGGAGAGGACCAAAGTAGCTCACAATTTTTGTGACAAAGATGAAGTTGTAGTGGAAGATGtcgacgatgatgatgatgatgaagatagCGATGAGGATGAAACCGACGATGAACATGAAAATGTTCCCCATATTCATGACTTACTATCTAAGACTAACAACCAAACCACAACAGTGGCAAAAACACAGAATGTAGGGCAAGTCAGCAATAAGGAGACAGCAGTCGCTGATCCTGAAGCAAAAGAGGAAACACCTGGATTTACTGTTTATGTAAATAGAAGGCCTACGAGCATGTCAGAAGTTATTAAGGATCTTGAAAGTCAGTTTAAGATTGCTTGTAGTTCCGCTAAAGAAGTGTCAGCTGTGTTAGAGGCTGTAAGGGCTCAGTACTCATTGCAATCGACTGATCAGTCAG CAATGAAAATGTTGAATCCAGTGGCTCTGTTTCGCTCAGGGTCGTCAAGATCATCCTCGTCGAGATATTTGATTAATCCTTCAACTTTAAGAGATGAGGGTTATCAGAGCAGTAGTGACTTGTCTGATGAATCTAGCACGTTCTCAAGCAGTCATCAATCAACCTTGGACAGATTGTATGCCTGGGAGAAAAAATTATATGAGGAAGTCAGG GCAGGTGAGAGGATCCGTCTAGCGTATGAGAAAAAATTGACTCAGCTCAGAAATCTAGATGTGAGTGGAGCAGATCCTTCATCGGTGGATAAAACAAGGGCAGCTATTAGGAATCTGGATACTCAGATAAAGGTTTCAATCCATTCTGTTGAATCTATCTCAAGAAGGATCGAAACGTTAAGGGATGAAGAATTGCAGCCTCAGCTTTTAGAATTAGTGCAAGG GTTAGGCAAAATGTGGAAGGTTATGACAGAGTGCCACCGAATGCAGAAGCATACTCTAGATGAAGCCAAGCTGTTACTAGCTGGCACACCTTCAAAGAAGTCCGGTTTAAGGAAGTACACTGTCATGTCACCTTCTGAGACCCATAATCTAGCCCGTTCTGCTGCTAACCTTGAGATGGAGCTCAGAAATTGGAGAGCCTGTTTCGAGTCATGGATCGTTTCTCAACGATCATACTTGCATGCTTTAGCAGGCTGGCTTTTACGCTGTGCTCATTCAGATTCTGACGCATCAAAATCACCCTTATCTCCTCGTCGTTCCCCGGGAGCTCCACCAATATTCAGCATTTGCATCCAATGGTCCAGGTTATTAGACTACATCAGGGAGACAAAAGTGCTTGAAGGACTAGATTTTTTCGCAGCAGGAGTAGGCTCACTCTATGCGCAACAACTAAAAGAAGACTCCCGTCGGACTCCTGGTGGGTCAAAGAGGCATGGGGAGGAATCGGTTGGGAACATGGAGGTCGTGGAAGTTGGACAGTTTGACGAGGAAATAATGACAGCAGAAAAAATGGCAGAGGTTGCCATTAGAGTGTTATGTGCAGGAATGTCAGTTGCTCTCAGCTCACTGACAGAGTTTGCCATAGCTTCAGCTGATGGGTATACTGATTTGCTAAAGAATTGTGAGAATACCAAAAAGCCAGAAAATTTGAATCAAAATGCAGTGTAA